The following coding sequences lie in one Arabidopsis thaliana chromosome 3, partial sequence genomic window:
- the SULTR3;4 gene encoding sulfate transporter 3;4 (sulfate transporter 3;4 (SULTR3;4); FUNCTIONS IN: sulfate transmembrane transporter activity; INVOLVED IN: sulfate transport, transport, transmembrane transport; LOCATED IN: integral to membrane, membrane; EXPRESSED IN: 10 plant structures; EXPRESSED DURING: 4 anthesis, C globular stage, petal differentiation and expansion stage, E expanded cotyledon stage, D bilateral stage; CONTAINS InterPro DOMAIN/s: Sulphate transporter (InterPro:IPR011547), Sulphate transporter/antisigma-factor antagonist STAS (InterPro:IPR002645), Sulphate anion transporter, conserved site (InterPro:IPR018045), Sulphate anion transporter (InterPro:IPR001902); BEST Arabidopsis thaliana protein match is: sulfate transporter 91 (TAIR:AT1G23090.1); Has 9959 Blast hits to 9880 proteins in 1863 species: Archae - 39; Bacteria - 6009; Metazoa - 1155; Fungi - 419; Plants - 563; Viruses - 0; Other Eukaryotes - 1774 (source: NCBI BLink).) yields MGHGTNRVEDMASPNNGTAGETVVEIHSVCLPPKKTAFQKLKKRVGDVFFPDDPLQRFRNQTWRNRVILGLQSLFPIFTWGSQYDLKLLRSDVISGLTIASLAIPQGISYAKLANLPPIVGLYSSFVPPLIYAVLGSSRHLAVGPVSIASLVMGSMLSESVSPTQDSILYLKLAFTSTFFAGVFQASLGLLRLGFMIDFLSKATLIGFTAGAAVIVSLQQLKGLLGIVHFTGKMQIVPVMSSVFNHRSEWSWETIVMGIGFLSILLTTRHISMRKPKLFWISAASPLASVIISTLLVYLIRSKTHAISFIGHLPKGLNPPSLNMLYFSGAHLALAIKTGIITGILSLTEGIAVGRTFASLKNYQVNGNKEMMAIGFMNMAGSCTSCYVTTGSFSRSAVNYNAGAKTAVSNIVMASAVLVTLLFLMPLFYYTPNVILAAIILTAVIGLIDYQAAYKLWKVDKFDFFTCLCSFFGVLFVSVPLGLAIAVAVSVIKILLHVTRPNTSEFGNIPGTQIYQSLGRYREASRIPGFLILAIESPIYFANSTYLQDRILRWAREEENRIKENNGTTLKCIILDMTAVSAIDTSGLEAVFELRRRLEKQSLQLVLVNPVGTVMEKLHKSKIIEALGLSGLYLTVGEAVADLSSTWKANGQP; encoded by the exons ATGGGTCATGGCACTAACAGAGTAGAAGACATGGCGTCACCAAACAATGGAACCGCAGGAGAAACGGTCGTGGAGATACACAGCGTTTGTCTACCGCCGAAGAAAACAGCGTttcagaaactgaaaaaacGCGTTGGGGACGTGTTCTTCCCTGATGATCCGTTACAGAGGTTTAGGAACCAAACATGGAGAAACAGAGTGATTCTAGGTCTTCAAAGCTTGTTCCCGATATTCACATGGGGTTCTCAGTACGATCTCAAGCTTCTTAGGTCCGATGTTATCTCTGGTCTCACCATTGCCAGTCTCGCCATTCCTCAG GGAATCAGCTATGCAAAGCTAGCAAACTTACCACCTATAGTTGGTCTTT ATTCAAGCTTTGTGCCACCACTGATATATGCAGTTCTTGGGAGTTCAAGACATCTTGCAGTTGGTCCTGTCTCAATAGCATCACTTGTGATGGGCTCAATGCTAAGTGAAAGTGTTTCACCAACACAAGATTCAATTCTATATCTCAAATTGGCTTTCACTTCAACTTTCTTTGCTGGTGTCTTCCAAGCCTCCCTTGGCCTTCTTAG gCTAGGATTTATGATTGACTTTTTGTCAAAGGCAACTTTGATTGGTTTCACTGCTGGTGCTGCAGTTATCGTGTCACTTCAACAACTTAAGGGTCTTCTTGGAATTGTTCATTTCACTGGCAAAATGCAAATTGTTCCTGTCATGTCTTCTGTTTTCAACCATAGATCTGAA TGGTCTTGGGAAACTATTGTCATGGGGATTGGCTTCTTGAGCATTCTCTTAACCACAAGACACATT AGCATGAGGAAGCCAAAACTGTTCTGGATATCTGCTGCATCACCTTTGGCATCGGTTATTATATCAACTCTGCTTGTATACCTCATTAGATCCAAGACTCATGCCATCTCTTTC ATTGGACATCTACCAAAGGGTTTGAATCCACCTTCATTAAACATGTTGTACTTCAGTGGTGCTCATCTTGCTCTTGCCATCAAAACCGGTATCATCACCGGGATTCTTTCTCTTACA GAAGGGATTGCTGTAGGGAGAACCTTTGCATCTCTAAAGAACTATCAAGTTAatggaaacaaagaaatgatGGCTATAGGTTTTATGAACATGGCTGGTTCTTGCACCTCTTGCTATGTTACAACAG gGTCTTTCTCTCGATCTGCGGTAAACTATAATGCTGGAGCGAAAACAGCGGTTTCTAACATTGTGATGGCCTCTGCAGTTCTAGTGACCCTTCTGTTTTTGATGCCACTCTTCTATTACACTCCTAATGTGATCCTAGCTGCTATCATCTTAACCGCGGTGATAGGCCTCATTGATTATCAAGCGGCTTACAAGCTTTGGAAAGTTGACAAATTCGATTTCTTCACTTGCTTGTGTTCCTTCTTTGGCgttctctttgtttctgtACCTCTTGGCCTAGCAATAGCA GTGGCAGTTTCAGTTATCAAGATCTTGTTGCACGTAACCAGGCCAAACACTTCAGAATTTGGGAATATCCCAGGGACTCAGATTTATCAGAGTCTTGGAAGATACAGAGAAGCTTCAAGAATCCCAGGCTTCCTAATCCTTGCTATTGAATCTCCTATATATTTCGCCAATAGCACTTATCTTCAAGACAG GATTTTGAGATGGGCCAGGGAAGAGGAAAATCGGATAAAGGAGAACAATGGTACTACCTTGAAATGCATAATTCTTGACATGACAG CTGTGTCTGCGATAGACACAAGCGGGCTTGAAGCGGTGTTTGAACTTAGGAGGAGACTCGAGAAGCAATCTCTTCAG CTTGTGCTGGTGAATCCTGTGGGGACTGTGATGGAAAAGCTACACAAGTCCAAGATCATTGAGGCATTGGGTCTGAGTGGACTTTATCTAACAGTTGGTGAAGCTGTGGCTGATCTCTCATCAACATGGAAAGCTAATGGCCAGCCTTGA
- the MFP1 gene encoding MAR binding filament-like protein 1 (MAR binding filament-like protein 1 (MFP1); FUNCTIONS IN: DNA binding; LOCATED IN: chloroplast thylakoid membrane, chloroplast, plastid nucleoid; EXPRESSED IN: 22 plant structures; EXPRESSED DURING: 13 growth stages; Has 259345 Blast hits to 118150 proteins in 3812 species: Archae - 3889; Bacteria - 64552; Metazoa - 100119; Fungi - 19969; Plants - 13824; Viruses - 1177; Other Eukaryotes - 55815 (source: NCBI BLink).), whose product MGFLIGGSCFVPSVPLHSRFLSSPSSSSSSSPSSSQFGLLCSSNVAKFKRRRPTLASLNQEDGYEYDVASAKRRAFLLVGISVLPFLQLRSPALADERGNEIKTSKVDLETEVAVVSEGTSPNPFLALLNGLGIFSAGVLGALYALARQDTKAAEETIESLKNQLKDRERALVLKEKDFEAKLQHEQEERKKEVEKAKEEQLSLINQLNSAKDLVTELGRELSSEKKLCEKLKDQIESLENSLSKAGEDKEALETKLREKLDLVEGLQDRINLLSLELKDSEEKAQRFNASLAKKEAELKELNSIYTQTSRDLAEAKLEIKQQKEELIRTQSELDSKNSAIEELNTRITTLVAEKESYIQKLDSISKDYSALKLTSETQAAADAELISRKEQEIQQLNENLDRALDDVNKSKDKVADLTEKYEDSKRMLDIELTTVKNLRHELEGTKKTLQASRDRVSDLETMLDESRALCSKLESELAIVHEEWKEAKERYERNLDAEKQKNEISASELALEKDLRRRVKDELEGVTHELKESSVKNQSLQKELVEIYKKVETSNKELEEEKKTVLSLNKEVKGMEKQILMEREARKSLETDLEEAVKSLDEMNKNTSILSRELEKVNTHASNLEDEKEVLQRSLGEAKNASKEAKENVEDAHILVMSLGKEREVLEKKVKKLEEDLGSAKGEILRMRSQPDSVKAVNSTDNKEKSDNTVTVKKVVRRRKSSTSS is encoded by the exons ATGGGTTTCCTGATAGGGGGCTCTTGCTTCGTCCCTTCTGTTCCTCTACACTCTCGATTCctttcatctccttcttcttcttcttcttcttctccttcttcgtcTCAGTTTGGGCTTCTGTGTTCGAGTAATGTCGCCAAGTTCAAGCGCCGACGACCAACATTGGCTTCTTTAAACCAGGAAGATGGGTACGAGTATGACGTTGCTTCCGCCAAAAGGAGGGCTTTCCTTCTTGTGGGTATCTCTGTTCTTCCCTTTTTGCAGCTTCGATCACCCGCTTTGGCTGATGAaa GAGGCAATGAGATAAAGACATCGAAGGTTGATCTAGAAACTGAG GTTGCAGTAGTTAGTGAAGGAACATCCCCAAATCCATTTCTGGCTCTCCTGAATGGTCTTGGAATTTTTAGTGCTGGCGTTCTTGGTGCACTTTATGCACTGGCTCGGCAAGATACAAAAGCTGCTGAGGAAACCATCGAATCT CTAAAGAACCAGTTGAAAGACAGAGAAAGAGCATTGGTTTTGAAGGAGAAAGATTTCGAGGCAAAACTGCAGCATGAGCAGGAAGAGCGGAAAAAGGAAGTAGAAAAGGCAAAAGAGGAACAGTTGTCATTGATCAACCAGTTGAATTCTGCAAAGGACTTGGTGACAGAATTAGGCCGGGAGCTAAGTAGCGAGAAGAAATTATGTGAGAAGCTTAAAGATCAAATCGAAAGTCTGGAAAATAGTCTGTCAAAGGCTGGCGAAGACAAAGAGGCACTAGAAACAAAGCTCAGAGAAAAGCTTGATTTGGTTGAAGGACTACAAGATCGGATCAACTTGCTTAGTTTGGAGCTGAAAGATAGTGAAGAAAAAGCTCAACGTTTTAATGCATCGTTGGCAAAAAAGGAAGCAGAATTGAAGGAACTCAACTCTATTTACACTCAAACTAGCCGAGATCTTGCTGAAGCGAAGTTAGAGATCAAACAGCAGAAGGAAGAACTCATAAGAACTCAGAGTGAATTGGACTCGAAGAACTCTGCGATTGAGGAGTTAAACACAAGAATAACAACTTTAGTGGCTGAGAAAGAGAGTTATATCCAGAAGCTTGATAGTATTTCAAAAGATTATAGTGCTTTGAAATTGACTTCTGAGACGCAAGCAGCTGCAGATGCAGAGCTCATCAGCAGGAAAGAGCAGGAGATTCAGCAGCTAAATGAAAATCTGGATCGTGCGCTAGATGATGTTAATAAAAGTAAAGACAAAGTTGCTGACTTAACTGAGAAGTACGAAGACTCGAAGAGAATGCTGGATATAGAACTGACTACAGTAAAAAATTTGAGACATGAACTTGaaggaacaaagaaaacacTGCAGGCATCTAGAGATCGGGTCTCTGACCTGGAAACGATGCTTGATGAGTCAAGAGCTTTGTGTTCAAAGTTAGAATCAGAGCTTGCTATAGTTCACGAAGAATGGAAGGAAGCTAAGGAAAGATATGAAAGGAACCTCGAtgctgaaaaacaaaagaatgagaTTTCTGCTAGCGAACTTGCACTGGAGAAAGATCTTCGGAGGAGAGTTAAAGACGAGCTTGAGGGAGTAACTCATGAACTCAAAGAGTCTTCTGTCAAGAACCAGAGCCTCCAGAAGGAACTTGTGGAGATTTACAAGAAAGTTGAAACCAGTAACAAGGAATTggaagaggagaaaaagacTGTTTTGTCGTTGAACAAAGAGGTGAAAGGAATGGAAAAGCAGATCTTGATGGAAAGGGAGGCGAGAAAATCCCTTGAAACAGATCTCGAAGAAGCTGTAAAGTCTTTAGATGAGATGAACAAGAACACATCAATACTGTCACGAGAGCTTGAGAAGGTGAATACCCATGCTTCAAACTTGGAGGACGAGAAAGAAGTACTTCAACGATCACTAGGAGAGGCAAAGAATGCATCAAAAGAAGCTAAGGAAAATGTGGAAGATGCACATATCCTCGTGATGAGTCTAGGAAAAGAAAGGGAAGTGCtagagaagaaagtgaagaagctCGAGGAGGACTTGGGCTCTGCAAAGGGCGAGATACTGCGCATGAGGAGCCAACCGGATTCTGTAAAAGCTGTGAATAGTACagacaacaaagagaagagcGACAACACGGTTACTGTGAAGAAAGTTGTCAGGAGGAGAAAGAGCAGTACCAGTTCTTGA